The Musa acuminata AAA Group cultivar baxijiao chromosome BXJ3-6, Cavendish_Baxijiao_AAA, whole genome shotgun sequence region ACGACGGAGGAAGAGTCGTTGCCCTGTGTTTCAGtcgctgcgtgagatgagagcgttgggggctggaaggcgacgactgCAACTGTTGTGACTCACAGCAATGATCGTTAAATAGGGAGGTTGAGACTGTGATGATGGCATCTGGCGGCTGCAGCAGCAGaggcagagcaagggagaggcaacgttgaagtggccggggttgaggttgtagtggagaataggaatcgacggtggctctGCGGGAACAAAGGAAATCTATGATTTACCCTGTTTCTATTACCAGAGCAAGGGAGAGGCTGTGAGGATCACGGTTGGGCAACGAGCAGCGTTGGCACTAGCTGGGCAGTAGCAGCTACGGtgatggcaaccggcgttcgcagcaacaaggggacccgcgactgcggtGCGGCTGGAAACAATGGTAGCAAGGTGAGCTGCctatgctctgtttcggttacaaaggatgcagagcaaggtggagcggtggttgggaggcgagcggcggtcgtcgcatggTGGCCCGCAGTGGTGATGGGTCGGTTGGGCGGCGACGAtggtggaggggaagaggagtgctggaggtggCGCGGCTATGATcaatgaggggctgcggcaatagaGGAACTCTATTTGTGCAACTGTTACAACGAGGGGCTACGACAAGTGGCGGctgctgctgcgacccaaggggggggcacgactagggttgcggttgggaggcgggcggcggtgatcgatcggccgggaagcagcggcggcggtggagaaggagttgccctacaacaacggtagagaagaggagcagggctacggcggagtgggacgctggcagtgTCGTCTCCtggtagcggtggtggctcgggtgggaggcggcggtggactctggccggaagtggggcagagtcggttgctagtcggagagcagcgacgggcggcgggtgggctggccgtaagcaggggaagcagggctGCGTGGCTatggttgctgcttcttcttctctctttctttctttctttctttctttcgtttcttttttttttatagcttcgTTGCAGTGAGAACgctaaggatcgctgctctgataccaaatggtaagaccctaaaggttttatcgtcgctctgataccaaatgataagaccctaaaggtcttatcgtcgctctgataccaaatgataagaccctaaaggtcttatcgtctctctgataccaattgataagaccctaaagtcttatcgtcgctctaataccaaatgataagaccctaaggtcttatcgtagaagaaaaggaagaaatgaGGATGttgtgataccaaatgataagaccctaaagtcatattgtaaaaagaagaagagaaaggggatgatcacttcgaggggatcggcctccttgatcgcttcgaggggatcggccctccttgatcgcttcgaggggatcaagacagaataatatttctcatagataactgaaaagaagcagttacatccctatttatagagttccacccagagtccatcaagacttgaactctaataataaataaatattaaataaacctctacttgattttaactgaaccaaaccgactcaataaacaactggactaaacatacttaataaacattattcagaagcttagaaaaagggttctaacaacatGATAAATATTTCTCCATCAGTTCTTCTGAAAGTGATGTTCTAGAAAGAGTaatgaaaggaaaagatatatcttatgatcacttgagagtctttagGTGCAAAGTAATTGtttatattcccaaagatgagagatcTAAGCTTAATAATAAGGCAAAATCATGTATTTTCTTGAGGTATGATCataaagagtttgggtacagattgatTATATGATCTAGTGAATAAGAAGATTCTTAGAAGCaaggatattatattttttaaagactaattatttgatgatggtgacaatgttgagaagccaaaaacctctgtttatatttctTGGAGTTTGGGTCTAATCTCTTCACCTGTAAtttatgatgatcatgggggagatgaataagaagattatggtgagaatatcAGTGATGATgctcctatagttgatgatgttgaattaataaaataatttgagtaaacacctccaccaccagttgagattccattgagaagatccacaagaGAGCGACAATCATCTATAAGATAtcttccacatgagtatgttatgcttactaacgATGTTATAATATCTTTCACttctaaaatttatttataatgacctatttataaatcagaggacctatatataaatataaaaattttagtgaTTAAAttgttaagttataaaaaaaaataaaaaatagtgatattttttttatcccaCCGTCTCTCTATTACCTCATGCACCTCTATTTCCTACTTCCTCGTGCGCACCTATGTTTCCTACATGAGAAAACAAAGGTGTGGGGTgttagggaggagaagggaagaagaggagaagaagagaagaagagcagaagagagggaagaagaagaaaagaggaagggggCTACGACGCCTTTGTTTCCCACAAGAGGAAATAGATGAGACGAGGTGCTGTGCatcaaggaggagaagagaagaagaagaagaagaagaagaagaagaagagaagaaaagaagagggagaagagagggaagaagaagtGAGGAAGAAGGCTAAGGttaggagagaagaagaagaggagaagaagagaagaagagggagaagagagggaagaagaagagaggaaggaggtgTGGTGCGTTagggaggagaaggaaagaagaggagaaaaagagaaagaagaagaggaaggaagaagagaagggaaagacggGGGCTGTGGTAGCTGCGGTTGGGAAAGAAgatgaggaaggaagaagagaagggaaagaagaagggaagagaagggaaagaagaaggggctgcagctgtggTTGCAGTTGTTGCAGCTATGGTTGGGAAAGAAgacaagaaaggaagaagagaaggagcggaagaagagaagggaaagaagggggctgtggcagctacagctgggaaagaagaagaggaatgaagaagagaaggaaagaagaagtGGCCATGACTatagctgcggttgtggcagttgCTATtgggaaagaagaaaaggaagaaagaagaggagagagcaggtgactatgcctattgatatgctttgaattattttatatgtcattaatatgttttgaaatgtttcatacgccattagtatacttcgaaacatttcatacgccattgatatgctttgaaatgtttcatatgtcgttgatatgctccaaaacattttatatgtcattgatatactccaaaatatttcataggccattgatatactctgaaatattttaCACGCTATTGATATACCCCAAAATGCCTCTtacgtcattgatatactctaatTACTATTTACTCCATTtgttataaaccaaatatgttttaatgaaatgatatttatgattttatatctaaTAAGATGATATCTATAAACTCTTATATCTCTATCTTGCATTTTGATACTAAGTTTGTTTAAAACTATCTTCCCTTGTCATTGATATGTTTATTACTTGTTGAGCTTtgtagctcactccattgttatataaatttttcgtGTTAGCTTGTCACTCACTGAAATGTTAGAACTAAGCTGAGGTAGTGAAAAACTATTTGGATTGTGAGCAATTCTTTATGAGTTGTTATGCTGTTGTTGTATAAGTGCATTTTATATAAAATGAAATATTGTCAATAGATTTGAATTGATATATCATGTAAAAATTTTTAAAGACCTTTCTCATttagaattttggaatgttaagtttagtttataatcatatgaacttgtggtaaatgatcAGTTTTATGATTGTATTGATACTCACACGGGTGAATTTATAAGtgtgattaatatttttttattaagttaGCTTGGGTTTTCGTAAATGTGGattattaagtgatatgatgtatgattataaattgtaCAGGTTTTGTGGATGTAAATTATGTCTTGAATATtactcagtgtcctcaaatgttagttcggATCTTGGATTGGACTTAGTAAAGTTGCATAAAGGGAAGAAAGctataaaaaataaatgagtttacaaattgaagattgaaaataatagctcacaacaaagatacaaagcatgactagttgtgaaatGATTCCGTCAGAAGAAAGATATtgattttgaagaaatatttcTTATATGATGAAAATATCCTCCATCCAAGTTATTCTTGGTTTGACTGCCCACTTGAAGAAATATTTCCCTCGGAGAATGATCGAAAAAGTCTAACACATTATAGCATCAATAGTATGATAGAGGGTCATTTGGATGGGGATAAATTCCCAATCATATGTATGAAGAGAAGGTGGAATCCTAATGGAATTGACTTTTCTTAAATGTGGGAAGGTTTTGACTTTTTGTTTGTCATGCTTGATCTCTTTCCATGTGTGTTCTGGACATTAATCTATCTAAAAGATTTGTGGATTTCTAAAGGAAGTTCTATAGAGTGAATGTCTAACTCCTTTTCGTTTTAGTTTCTTATGCTACGACTATACTTCCCGAGAAGTTTCTATCGAAAGGGGGCATGACTCAGTTACAATGTTGATATGCTGACAGAGGAATAGGGGGTGTGGTCAAAAGTGTAAATCTTTGCTCTACCAACTAGGTAAGTTGGgggaggaaagaaatgaaagtttGAACAACCCTTGCCACAGCTCGAATTTATTGGGCTAGGTTATGGAGTCAACGATGATGGTCGGCTGTTGCATCGTGGAACAATCAACAGGAGGCAATGGGTTTAGAAACTAGGAAGGTGAGGTTTCCAATAGATTTGAAAGTGGGACCGAAGATAGTTGGATCCTCTAATGTTTTTCTAAGACCCGTTGGGAGAGGCCCTCTTTCTAGCGTCAATCTGTTAAAACAAAATTTGATCATCTGAGTAAGATATCGACTCGAAGACAACAAAGTCTTACTCCACATTCGTCTTAATGTAGGGTGATATCAAGCCAAAAAGATTTTGAGACTATCAAGTTCGAAACCGCATTGAACCTTGCAAAACTGTGTCGAGGGTGATAAAACCTATTCGAAATTTAAGTTAGTTTTTGAGTTAATGGTGTCGATTGAATATCGAGTCCATAAGAGTTGAATGAACTAAAAATGAGTCTATTCGGAGAATGTACAGGAGGGGTATTTTTATAGTgagatttagaaaaattatactcATAGTCATGGTTTAAAACTGGGGAGCATTACACATCTCTTTCGATGTTGGGTGTCATCATATTACATTGAATCCGAAGAATATGACACGGTTGTGAATGAGGTCATAGCATTCGTCGGAGAGTGAAGTCATGTTAGCCACACAGAGAAAGGGTATCGGTCATGTGATAGCGAGATGTCAACCATGTGATGCTGAGATATTGGCTAACTAATCATATGATGTTAAAGTACCGATCACGTAACAATGAGGTGTCGATTACGTGATGTTGAGATATCAATCATGCGGTGCAAAGATATCGATCACATGGTGTTAAGATATTGATAATATGATACTGAGATATTAACCATATGGTATCAATAGTCTTTCATGTGTCATTATGCTCATATCAATTACCTAAATTATCTACATTCTAAATAATCTATTTTAAATTAGAAAGTTGAGAAACATACTTCCAACTTGGCCCGCACAAATTGTTGACACAACCATAATGTTTAATTACAATAtctctcctttcttcttcatttattttatttttgcaatCATTTTCATATTAACATGATGAGAATACTTTATTCATATTAACACGATGAGAATACTTTAATGGATGAGTACAGTATTTGAAGTTTTATAATTGGGTCAAATTTATAGCAGTAGAGACAGCCAAAACTCTCCTaatactaaaagaaaaaaaaagttcaacTTTGTGGATCATGtggataattaatattattttttataattaattatgattaatattCTTGTTTCTATAATTTAAAAAGTAGTATTGAGATCCTTACCTTTATGaattttatactttaaaaagtgtatattttaaaaagtaacaTTGAGATTCTTACACTTatcaaagtgaaacatttaacttcATTTATCTTCTTATTAATTTTATCGATGAAAAAAGTCATATGTTATCACCTATAAAAAGAacacaaaaataattttattatattttaaattattaatttctcGGTCATGAAGTGTTCATAGAAATCACTTTCCTCGTCTTCGGCTACACTGAGGACGACGGACCAATGATAGTGCCGATGGTGCATGAGGTTGGTTCTCTAGTAGAAGGTGACTCTACTGGAGATTTACTGAGGCTTTCATGAGGTACAGATATCTCCTTTCTTTATTTATAAACCAAATTAAAACGACGTCATTCACTTACCATCAGTAATATAAATGGGCAAATTTCatgaatttaatttattttacttgTCGCAAGAGGTGATCCTATCTatcattttcatatttttaaatcGGGTCCTTTaaccttatattttaaaatatctctAAAGAGACATAGAAGCagctttttttttatcaattttgatGGGATTTAGATCGATGCATAGGGTGAATAAATCCaatttcttcataaatttatagtattttaaaaaatattatacctAACATAAAAAATCTTCATATTTGGTTATTCTTATTTTTAGGCATATATCTATGCAAAATCTtttttttaaactataaataacatTCAAATATTTATTCCTATTCTTTATGATTTGTGTCGAAATTTGCTTATGCTTTTAAATAAACTTACAATATTTTGGTGGAGATATAAAGAATACcacaaaattattaaaaattacaaTAATTGATTGATACTATAAATTTTATAACCCGGTACTTACTACTCACTCCAAATGTCTTGTTAAAGATATTTCAAGTATTATGATAAATAGGTGTCTTATTTCAAGAatcttacatacatacatacctaCATACATAATTTGAAGATTAAGTTTAAATTAAAATGAAGACTATCACTCCAGTTGatcatattataataataatatcatccacaggaTTGGTGGAACGAAAGCAAGGAAGAGAGATTTGGCTTCCGGAACTTGAGTTGGAGGTAAACACCTTAATCTCTAGTTTcagatttacaaacttgcaaagcttcaaattatatatatatatatatatatatatatatatatatatatatatatatatatatatatatatatatatatatatatatatataaaattaagatgagtcctcctcctcttcctcttcctctggtATGCCTGCACCCTCCTAATTcatttgtctccctcccatctttTGGAAGATGCACATTAGAAGATGACCTTCAAATGAATTGTAAGCTTCGTATGCTGGATTTGAAATCGGGACCCAAATCCACAAGTCAACTCTGAAGAAACGAATCAGGATTCTTCTTCTACCCACTTATCAGTGAATCGTTGCATCGACCATGTATGCAACAGGGGAAAGCTATTTTTGAAGAAGAGAATGAGTGAGCTCTGGTTCTTGGTTTCGCTTGGCCATCATACACTGCAGTTTTCTTTCTCCACGATTCCTTTTGGAGAAAGAACATGTGAAGGTTCTTCCACCGTGTTTGTCCGCCACGATGCTTCAGAAGAACATGACAAGCAGCCACAACAGCTGCTGACACACGAGGATGTCAACATGCACGACATGCCTTCCGCTGCTGATGCCATTTGTTGATAATGGAGCAGTTGAGTGATGCGCAACGCAGGCTCCAGAGCAGGTCGAACACGGAGACTCCGCGGTTCTTCGACACCTGCTTCGACGTCAATGGTCGACGCTTGCGTGCACGCCCCGTTTGCTGTATCCACGCGTCACGACAGGGACATGCTGGCCTTTTAACGTGAGGAAGAGCCGCCCGCTGTCATTATAAGTGCTTACAATTCCTGTCCCGTCGTCGTCACTCTCATCCTAACATTGCCTTCAAGATGAGTTACTAcccccagcagcagcagcaggctcCTCCTCAAGGTATGTGTTCTCCTCTTTCCGTGCATAGATCACGGTGGATCGATTTGTCGAGCCTTATGCCTACAATAAACATGCAGCGTACCCCCCACCGCCCAGCTCCCACCCTCCCACAGGGCAGGCCTATCCGCCGGCGGGCTATccgagcagggacggtgctgtgaATCCACAGCAAGTTCCCATCGAGACCAAGAGCCGTGGCGATGGCTTCTGGAGGGGATGGTGAGAAGAGACGCTCTTTCCTTGAGTTCATAGTAACTTATTCTTCTGCTGTTGTTCTTCGTAGTTAGTTTGGTTTCTGCTCTTTTGGGTGTTGCAGCTGCGCGGCTTTGTGTTGCTGCTGCGTTCTGGACATGTGCTTCTGAGGAAAGGAGACGGAGGAGATTTAGATGGATGCAGATATTGTTATTGCCAGCTCTGTGTGGAGTAGCAGTAGTATTATGTCTTGGAATGTTACCGTGTGACATTGTTTATTCGATTTATTGGTTGTGGGATTTGTCCAGTCCTTTGATCAACGAATAGAATAGATACGTAATATGTTGTTGGCCTCACATTATccaacataattccaaaaaaaaaattgcattggATGAATAGAAATTGCTGGTCACTTTTGATTATTGATCTCTCGAGAGCGTCTTCTTTCAGGCATTTCGTCGAACTAGTTCCGGGCGTCAGCCAGCATCTTGATGGTATCGGGTacggattcggattcggattcggatccACCTGGGGACCATGCCAGGATCAAATAAACTTGGATCCGACCTTTTATCTTCCTGTAAGCTCGCTCTGTATGAGCAAATGAGAAGGAAGATGCAAAGCTCACATAACCTTTGACAGCCATGCGTTTTCTTTGTCACGGACACATGCAAGTGTTTTGGCATTGTGCTACAGCTATGTCTATTAAACGGGGAAAGTTGTGGTTCTCTTGAGGAAGGCTTTGTCTCAGTATCCACAATGGTTGACCTCAATATGCTGACGTTGGAGCCACGCGGAGCAAAGGCCAACTGTGTCAATGACCATTCCACCAATCAACACGACAGAGATTGATCACTCCGAGCCCAAATACTTTACTTCTTTTGTACTTTTTCATTTCGTGTTTGATAGGGTCACCATTGCCGGTCGATGGAGACTTTGGAAGGTTAATTATAATCAATTCAAGTATCAAAAATATGTTAATTAGGTATATCTATTATC contains the following coding sequences:
- the LOC103988559 gene encoding protein CYSTEINE-RICH TRANSMEMBRANE MODULE 9 isoform X3, which produces MSYYPQQQQQAPPQAYPPPPSSHPPTGQAYPPAGYPSRDGAVNPQQVPIETKSRGDGFWRGCCAALCCCCVLDMCF
- the LOC103988559 gene encoding protein CYSTEINE-RICH TRANSMEMBRANE MODULE 9 isoform X1, encoding MRPDGDMLAFERDRESPPSSSPITIKCSRLPSSSPHPNIAFEMSYYPQQQQAPPQAYPPPPSSHPPTGQAYPPAGYPSRDGAVNPQQVPIETKSRGDGFWRGCCAALCCCCVLDMCF